A stretch of DNA from Gimesia chilikensis:
CTTGATGGGGATCTCGTTGAAGGGAAGTTCTTCCCGCAGCACGCCGCTGAGGTAACGTTTCCAGGACTCGCTGAACAGTTTCGAATCGTTGCACTTCAGAACGATGGTCGGCGGTTCGGTGGCGACCTGGGTGGCGTAGAAGATTTTCGGACGCCGGTTCTTGGAGTAGGGGGGCTGATTATTTTGAATCGCCGCCCGCACGACCTTGTTGAGCCGTCCGGTGGAAACCCGCTTGCGGGACTGCTTGTAGATTGTCTGTGCCAGGTTGACGACCTGCTTGATGTTCTTCGAATCGCGGGCGGTCACCAGGGCGACCGGGGCGTGCCGCATGGTGCGGAACTGGCTGGTCAGGTATTCGTCCCACTTCTCCGATGTCATTTTGCTTTCGCGGGCCAGGTCCCATTTATTCACGACGAAAATACAGGGCTTGTGGTTCTCTTCAATTTCCGCGACCAGCTGTTTGTCGACCTTGGAGATGGTCTGCTGGGAATCGAAGAACATCAGTACCACATTGGCGCGGCGGATACTGCGTTTCGCACGGGTCAGGCCGTAGAATTCGATGTCATTCGCCAGACTCTTGCGTTTCCGCACCCCCGGTGTGTCGATGGCCAGGAATGATTTGTCGTCGAATTCAAACCGGATGTCGACGCTGTCCCGCGTGGTGCCGGCGACTTCGCTGACGATCATGCGTTCTGACTCGGCCAGGGCGTTGATGAAGGTACTTTTCCCCACGTTCCGCCGACCGACGATGGCGATTTTGAGTTCGGGTGGATTGGAGAGATGTTCGCCTTCCGATTCTTCAAACTCTTCAGCCGGGGGGAGGTTATCCAGAATTGTGTTGATCAGTTCATTCCGGTTGCGGTTCCCTTTGACACTGGTGAGCACGACGGGGGCTTTGGTCAGACCAAAAAACTGGGCTGCTTCGTCATCGGTGCGGGTGGAATCGCATTTGTTGACGCAGAGGATCTTGGGCTTTTCGATGGAACGGAGCCGCTGGGCGACTTCTTCGTCCAGGTGGGCCAGGCCCATGGAACCATCTACCACAAACAGGATCAGGTCTGCTTCGTCGATGCCGACCTGGATCTGGCGTTCAATGTCTTCCGACAGATCGTCGCTGTCGGTAATGCCGATGCCCCCCGTATCGACGAGTTCGAAGTAGCGTTCTTTTTCATGTACGAGATACGTGACGCGATCGCGGGTCACGCCGGCGGTCGGATCGACAATCGCGATCCGGTGTCCGGCGATCCAGTTAAAGATCGAACTTTTGCCTACATTCGGGCGGCCGACGATGGCAATTTTGGGTATGGCCATGATGAATCTATATTATCCAAAGGAATCGTTTTCAGTTTGAATTCGACGGGAGCCGGTTCACTCGCTTGATTTCCCGCTGTCGGGGCTGTATCCCTGAAAGCTGGCAGGGGGAAACGGTGAAGCGCCTGTCAAATCGGAGCTGATTGCTGCTGACATTCAAGCCGGTGAGGGGACCGGGCGGTCACAAACAGTGCTCGGCGAACCACAGCCTGCGGTTCGCATATTATAGCGGCTGAGTCATATTTCTACAGGTTATCCAGTTGACCGGCGATTGTTAATCAACTGGAGCCCTGCGTTTGGGAACTTCCGGCTAAATGACGGTATTTGAGCACGAATTAGCAGCCTGGGGACCGGATTCGGCCTATTTCGAGGGGACGGATGCTCCTGTTTCCCTGTCGGAGGCACAGGCCTACTGTCGGCGGGTCGCGCTGGGGCATTACGAGAATTTCCCCGTCGTCTCCTGGGTGCTGCCGCGTGAGTTACGCACGCACTTCTTCAACGTGTATGCCTTCTGCCGCTGGGCCGATGACCTGGGGGATGAAATCGAAGGTGCAGAGCAATCGCTGGCGCTGCTCAGCTGGTGGCGGTCGCAGCTTGAAGCCTGTTACGCCGGACTGCCTCAGGCAGGACAACAGCATGGCTCAGAGACGGTCAAACTGCACCCGGTCTTCATTGCGTTGACGCCGACGATTGTTGAGTTCGGTCTGCCGCAGCAGGCCTTTGATGATCTGATTCAGGCGTTCGAACAGGATCAGCGGGTACAGGAATACGAGACCTTCGCACAACTGCTGGAGTACTGCCAGCGAAGTGCCAATCCGGTGGGACGACTGGTCCTGCATCTGTGCCGATCGGTGACCGAGGAGAACCTGGCGTGGTCCGATTCGATCTGCACTGGCCTGCAACTCGCAAATTTCTGGCAGGATGTGGCCCGGGATTATGAGATCGGCCGCATCTATCTGCCCGCGGAGGATCGACGTCAGTTCGGTTATAGCCAGGAGCAGTTAGAGAACCGTGAATTTAACCCAGCATTTCAGTGTCTGCTGGCGTTTGAGGTCGAACGGGCGCGTAAATATCTGCGGGATGGATTACCTTTGGTGCCCCGCCTGCCGGGCCGTCTGCAGGTGGATATCGATCTGTTTGCGCGGGGAGGCTTGAGGATCCTGGATCATGTGGAAGGCGTGCAGTTCAACGTCTGGAAAACGCGGCCGGTGGTCTCCAAGGGAGAGTTCTTTGGCCTGTTGATGCAGAGTCTCGCCCGGCGGTGGGGGCTGTTGGGACGTTAGGTCCCTGATTCGGCCGTCCCGTTCCTGCAAATTCAGTGGGGATTAATTTCTGATGAAGAATGGTGAGTTCGCCCCGTTTGCCCTCTTTTAAGCTGGTCTCATTTTGCAAGATGCAAGGGGATCGGTGAGTTTGACGATGGGCTGATTCGGAAAAGATTCTTTTGATTTTTTTCGTGTGTTCGGGGTTGGATTTGAATGAAATTTGTGTGTAATTTCTACAAATACAGGCTTTTGATGAGTCTGGTTAATGATTCTTGACATCTTTGGACGATGTCCAACATTTAGTATTGACTACTGAAATATACACACTATATTGGGTGTTATGAGTGAGTGACACAGACGAAACAGTACACGGCTGTTCCGTTCTGGGTCAAAAAGAAGTTGGTTTTCACAAGCCTTGGGATGGTAAATCTCCGGATCGTTGCGGGCCGCGTTTTTGTCGCTTTTCAGAGTGCTCAACGTGTCTGCTGATGACTCGAAAAACCTGTCTGACAGAGACTTGCTGGAGCCTCGACTCTCACATGCGGTTATTGTTCAGAAATTGAATTTCAGATCAGTGAGGGTTCTGTAAGAGCAAACGGAGTTGCCAGTTCATGCAATGCGTAAATGCTGCCTGCCTGCTCCATTCTCTTTACGTTTCCTGTCTTGTCTGTTGTGCCTTTTCTGGCATTCGGAAGCGAGAGCACTTCATGTAGTGTCACTGGGGGTGTCACTACAGATCATCTCACCACACATCTTTTGGATACACCTAAGCTGCTGTCGGCATGGACACAGCCGGATTTTTAGCATTCCATTTTAAGGAGGCAATCGAATGATTCGAGCGCAAACAGAATGGATCGTCAGGAAGCGCGGGGGGCGCAAAGCTCCGTTTGATGCTTCGTTGATCGGTCGAGCAATCTCCAACGCTTTTCGTGCAGAACTGAATCTCGCGGAAAATCAGCCACTCGATGATGAAATCCGGATGGAAATTCCGGAGATGGTCGAGACAGTGGCCAACGAAATTTCTTCAGCAGCCAGCAGTGATGAAGGCATTGAAGTCGAAAAGATTCAGGACGTCGTCGAGATGATGCTGATGCGTCGCGGGCACTACCGGATCGCCCGTCGCTACATCGTCTATCGTGCTGAACGCGCCAAACTGCGGGCCCTGCGTGGTTCCTCAGAGCTGCAAGACGATGCAGATACCGTCAAGTCTTCCGCCCCTCGTTTCCACGTGGTCCTCAAAGACGGCACGAAAGTTCCCTTTGACGAATCACGAATTCTGGCCCGCCTGTCGGAAGCCTGTCGCGGCCTGGAAGGGGACTGCTCAGCAGAAGACCTGCTGGAAGAAGTCATGCGTTCCATCTTCGATGGTATCTCCGTAGAAGAACTGTATCGCGCCATGATTCTGGCAGCCCGGACCCGTATCGAACGGGATCCCGCTTACGATACCGTTGCTTCACGCCTGATGCTGAAGATCATCTACAACGACGCTCTGGGTAATGCTCCCGCAGACGTAAATGAGCTGAATCAGCTGTACGTCGATCGGTTCCAGCAGTTCCTGAATGATGGTATCGAAGCCAAACGTCTGAGCCCCGATCTGCTCAGCTTTGACCTGAATCGTATCGCTCTGGCCCTCGAACCCAAGCGGGATCACCTGTTCCAGTACCTGGGTCTGCAGGCGATCTTCGACCGTTATCTGCTGCACATTGGCGGCCGTCGTATTGAAACACCTCAGTATTTCTGGATGCGTGTTTCCATGGGGCTGGCAATCCAGGAGCAGGACGATCCGACCGGACGGGCGATTGAGTTCTACAATATTCTTTCCACCTTCCGCTTCACCTCTGCGACGCCGACCCTGTTCAACTCAGCCACACTGCATCCGCAGTTGAGCTCCTGTTACCTGTCGACCGTCGATGACGACCTGGATCATATCTTCAAGTGTGTTTCCGACAACGCCAAGCTCTCCAAGTGGGCCGGCGGACTGGGGAACGACTGGACTCAGATCCGGGCGACCAACTCGCACATCAGTGGTACCAATGGCCAGAGCCAGGGCGTCATTCCGTTCCTGAAAGTGGTCAACGATACGGCTGTGGCTGTAAACCAGGGTGGCAAGCGGAAAGGGGCTGTCTGCTCCTACCTCGAAACCTGGCACCTGGATGTCGAAGAGTTCCTTGATCTGCGGAAGAACACCGGCGATGATCGTCGTCGTACTCACGACATGCACACCGCCAACTGGATTCCCGACCTGTTTATGCGTCGCGTTCGCGAAGACGCCGAATGGACCCTGTTCAGCCCGGACAGTGTACCCGATCTGCATGACCTCTACGGTCACGATTTCGAAAAGCGGTACGTCGAATACGAACAGATGACCGAAACCGGCGAGATCAAACTGTTCCGGAAGGTTTCTGCCGTCGAACTGTGGCGGAAGATGCTGACCCGTCTGTTCGAAACCGGTCACCCCTGGATTACCTGGAAAGATCCGTCCAACATCCGTTCTCCGCAGGATCATACCGGCGTGGTTCACAGCAGTAACCTCTGTACCGAGATTCTGCTCAACACCTCCCGTGATGAGACCGCGGTCTGCAACCTGGGTTCCGTCAACCTCAAGCTGCACATCGTCGATGGTCAGCTCGACCTGGGCATGCTGGAAGAAACGGTTCGCACTGCGATGCGGATGCTCGACAACGTGATCGACATCAACTACTACCCGACTGCCGAAGCACGCAACTCCAACACCCGTCATCGTCCCGTCGGTCTGGGCGTGATGGGCTTCCAGGACGCATTGCTTGCCCAGGGAATCAGCTATGCCAGCATGCAGGCGGTTGAATTCGCCGATGCCAGCATGGAAGCCATTTCCTACTTCGCGATTCTGGCTTCGTCCGAACTCGCCGGAGAACGGGGTCGCTACGGTTCCTATCACGGTTCCAAGTGGGAACGGGGACTGTTGCCGATCGATACCCTCGACCTCTATGAGAAAGAGCGGGGCGTGCCGATTGACGTGGATCGTCAGACCCGTCTGGACTGGCAGCGTGTTCGCGATTCGATCGCGGCGAACGGCATGCGTAACAGTAACGTGATGGCAATCGCACCTACGGCAACCATCTCCACAATTATCGGTGTGTCTCAGTCAATTGAGCCTTCCTACAAGCACCTGTATGTGAAGAGCAACCTGTCGGGTGAGTTCACCCAGGTCAACCGTCAGCTGGTGGACGACCTGAAAGCCCTCGACCTGTGGGATGCGGACATGCTGGAAGCTCTCAAGTACTACGATGGTTCGGTCGTCGAAATTGAGCGGATTCCCGATGATGTGAAGGCCCGTTATCTGACGTCATTCGAAGTGGAACCCAAGTGGATTATCGAATGTGCGGCCCATCGCCAGAAATGGATCGACATGGGGCAGTCACTGAACCTGTACCTCTCAGAACCGTCCGGGAAGAAGCTGCATGAAATGTACATGCTGGCCTGGGAACGCGGTCTGAAAACAACGTACTACCTGCGAACCCTGGCAGCCACCCAGGTTGAGAAATCAACCGTGGACGTCAACAAGTTCGGCATTCAGCCTCGCTGGATGAAGAACGCCAGTGCTTCTGGCGACATCCAGGTGGAACGGTCGGTTCAGCCCGCTACCGTGGTGGCTCCCGGTCAATCCTGTAATCTGGATGGTGATTGCGAAGCCTGCCAGTAATCTGGCGGGCTGCGTCCCACGATCCGTATTTGTGCTTACGTTACTTTTCCAAATGGATTTTAATGAGGTGTTATGATGACAATTCTCAATTCCAATACATCCGGTTCTCCTTCACTGACTCCCGTAGGAGATACCCCCACGGGCCGCTTCAAGGCGGATAAAAAACGACTGATTAACTGCTCGCAGGTTGATGTCAACCAGTTGATGCCGCTGAAGTATCACTGGGCCTGGGAACATTATCTGAATGGCTGTGCGAACCACTGGATGCCCACCGAAGTCGGAATGACCAAGGACATCGAAATGTGGCGTTCCAGCAAGCTCAGCGAAGGCGAGCGGTTTGTGATCATGCGGAACCTGGGTTTCTTTGCGACTGCAGAGAGCCTGGTGGCCAACAACATCGTGCTGGCGATCTTCAAGCATGTGACCAACGCCGAGTGCCGTCAGTACCTGCTGCGTCAGGCGTTTGAAGAAGCCGTCCATTCCCATACCTTCCTGTACATCGTGGAAAGCCTGGGACTCAATGAGTCTGAGGTCTTCAACATGTACCACGAAGTGCCTGCGATCGCCAAAAAAGATCAGCTGGAGATGGAACTGACTTCCGAAATTCTGGATCCTGATTTCTCCACCGATTCCTTCGAAGGAACTCAGGCATTTCTGAAGAACCTGATCGGCTACTACCTGATCATGGAAGGCCTGTTCTTCTACACCGGTTTCGTGATGGTGCTCTCGTTCCATCGCCGCAACATGATGACCGGAATCGGGGAACAGTTCCAGTACATCCTGCGGGACGAAACCATTCACCTGAACTTCGGGATCGACCTGATCAACGGCATCAAGCAGGAAAACCCCGAAGTCTGGACTTCCGAGTTCCAGCAGACCATCATCGATCGCGTCAAGTACGCAGCTGAACTCGAAATCGAGTACGCTAAAGACTGTCTGCCCACCGGGATTCTGGGACTGAACGGCGATCTGTTCCGCGAATACGTGCAGCACATTGCTGACCGTCGTCTGGAACGTATCGGTCTGCCCGCCCAGTACGGTTCTTCGAATCCGTTCCCCTGGATGAGCGAAACCATGGACCTTTCGAAGGAAAAGAACTTCTTCGAAACCCGCGTGACCGAATACCAGAGCTCAGGTTCACTGAGCTGGGACTGATTCGTCCGCGACAAAATGGAATGCACCCTCGAAGGGACCACCAGCCGGTGGTCCCTTTTTTGATGCGCGTGCAGTGTTGGGGGAAACGGAAGGCGGGGCTTTCAACTAAGCGTTTTATCTGTGGCTGTTGGAAAGAGATAAACCAACGCAGCTGGCGATAAGGGCCTGTATTAGAGAGTTCAACGTCCTATGATTCTGTTGATCTCTGGTGCGAAATTAATTGGCAATCATCAAAAAGTTATGGCACTCACGAAGTTCTCCTCCGATGTCTCCATGTCTGCCCATTCTGAGGCGACGAAATACAAGTTCCCCTAAGTAAAGCATGGATAACAGTTTGTGACTCGATGTCTGGTGTCCGGTAATCTGAGGATTTTAACTGCCCCTTTTGATACCCGCGACGGCACATGCTTTGCATTACTGTGTGCTGGAACACGGTGCTCTGTCCCTCCTGCTGAAGACCTCTCTTCGAGCCTCACGTTGAATGTCCTCTTGCTATATCTCATCCACTACAACATCAGGACACGAACAAGAGTTACTTATTGGAAAACAATTCCTTGTGCCATTCTACAAATCCCCTTTTCATTCCTGGAAACGGTGATTCAGAAGGCGGGGCAGGACTCAGCAGAGTTTTGTTGGCGACTCCCTTTTAATTCGGGGAACTTATGTTCATTTTAGGATTTAGTATTGAATCAATGGCTTAACCATAGTTTAATAAATAATTAAAATAAACGATCTGTTTTCCCTCCAATAAGTGACCCTCCAATACGCTATAGACCTCCGTTTGTGAGAATCCTTCTCATTATCATCATCACTAAACTAATCCAGCACACATATTAAGCTTCTGTACTTTCTAATCCTGTGGATTTATTTCTAAACCTATGAATTTTAAGAGGGAGTTATTTGATGTTGAGGACCATACACAACAAGAAGGGTTTTACTCTGATTGAACTGCTGGTGGTAATTGCAATTATCGCTATTTTGATTGCATTGCTGCTTCCTGCCGTACAGCAGGCGCGCGAAGCCGCCCGCCGTTCCACCTGCAAGAACAATATGAAGCAGCTTGGACTGGCGTTGCACAACTATCACGATGCTCACAGCAAGTTTCCCTACTCAAGTGCCAACAATGCCATGGTCTGGACGCAGGCCGGAGATGCGATCCTGAATCAAACAGGCTGGACGCTGCTGCTACCCTACATCGAACAGACTGCACTCTATAATCAGTTCAACTTCAGTGCCGCTCAGCGCAACAGTACGTTTAGCGGGTGGTCTTCAAATAGTGCGGGAACCGTGATGGGCGCGTCTGCAGACATCACCGCGAATATGGAGCTGACGAAAAAGGTCATCGCTGTTTTCAATTGTCCGAGTGATGACAACAACCAGACCTACAATGCCGTGTCTCCCAACTACGGCTGTGGTGTCTCGGGAAGTGCCATGACCAACTACGGGTTCAGTGTCACCTCCGGTACGGGGCCCTGGGCGTTGTGGCGAAATGAAGGAGCTACCA
This window harbors:
- the der gene encoding ribosome biogenesis GTPase Der, whose protein sequence is MAIPKIAIVGRPNVGKSSIFNWIAGHRIAIVDPTAGVTRDRVTYLVHEKERYFELVDTGGIGITDSDDLSEDIERQIQVGIDEADLILFVVDGSMGLAHLDEEVAQRLRSIEKPKILCVNKCDSTRTDDEAAQFFGLTKAPVVLTSVKGNRNRNELINTILDNLPPAEEFEESEGEHLSNPPELKIAIVGRRNVGKSTFINALAESERMIVSEVAGTTRDSVDIRFEFDDKSFLAIDTPGVRKRKSLANDIEFYGLTRAKRSIRRANVVLMFFDSQQTISKVDKQLVAEIEENHKPCIFVVNKWDLARESKMTSEKWDEYLTSQFRTMRHAPVALVTARDSKNIKQVVNLAQTIYKQSRKRVSTGRLNKVVRAAIQNNQPPYSKNRRPKIFYATQVATEPPTIVLKCNDSKLFSESWKRYLSGVLREELPFNEIPIKIYYRSKDLKEDIGPSLDMRDELEEEFEQD
- a CDS encoding DUF1559 domain-containing protein codes for the protein MLRTIHNKKGFTLIELLVVIAIIAILIALLLPAVQQAREAARRSTCKNNMKQLGLALHNYHDAHSKFPYSSANNAMVWTQAGDAILNQTGWTLLLPYIEQTALYNQFNFSAAQRNSTFSGWSSNSAGTVMGASADITANMELTKKVIAVFNCPSDDNNQTYNAVSPNYGCGVSGSAMTNYGFSVTSGTGPWALWRNEGATTRALFGENSDSDISKIKDGTSNTVMVCETTRQVRDGTGNYWGCSVYAGNGVNLGHSRGINYWLCCSWTPPMTERPGVLGSYSMPGSAHVGGCMILLADGAVRFLSENVDASIRTNLSRIKDGQVLGEF
- a CDS encoding ribonucleoside-diphosphate reductase subunit alpha — protein: MIRAQTEWIVRKRGGRKAPFDASLIGRAISNAFRAELNLAENQPLDDEIRMEIPEMVETVANEISSAASSDEGIEVEKIQDVVEMMLMRRGHYRIARRYIVYRAERAKLRALRGSSELQDDADTVKSSAPRFHVVLKDGTKVPFDESRILARLSEACRGLEGDCSAEDLLEEVMRSIFDGISVEELYRAMILAARTRIERDPAYDTVASRLMLKIIYNDALGNAPADVNELNQLYVDRFQQFLNDGIEAKRLSPDLLSFDLNRIALALEPKRDHLFQYLGLQAIFDRYLLHIGGRRIETPQYFWMRVSMGLAIQEQDDPTGRAIEFYNILSTFRFTSATPTLFNSATLHPQLSSCYLSTVDDDLDHIFKCVSDNAKLSKWAGGLGNDWTQIRATNSHISGTNGQSQGVIPFLKVVNDTAVAVNQGGKRKGAVCSYLETWHLDVEEFLDLRKNTGDDRRRTHDMHTANWIPDLFMRRVREDAEWTLFSPDSVPDLHDLYGHDFEKRYVEYEQMTETGEIKLFRKVSAVELWRKMLTRLFETGHPWITWKDPSNIRSPQDHTGVVHSSNLCTEILLNTSRDETAVCNLGSVNLKLHIVDGQLDLGMLEETVRTAMRMLDNVIDINYYPTAEARNSNTRHRPVGLGVMGFQDALLAQGISYASMQAVEFADASMEAISYFAILASSELAGERGRYGSYHGSKWERGLLPIDTLDLYEKERGVPIDVDRQTRLDWQRVRDSIAANGMRNSNVMAIAPTATISTIIGVSQSIEPSYKHLYVKSNLSGEFTQVNRQLVDDLKALDLWDADMLEALKYYDGSVVEIERIPDDVKARYLTSFEVEPKWIIECAAHRQKWIDMGQSLNLYLSEPSGKKLHEMYMLAWERGLKTTYYLRTLAATQVEKSTVDVNKFGIQPRWMKNASASGDIQVERSVQPATVVAPGQSCNLDGDCEACQ
- a CDS encoding ribonucleotide-diphosphate reductase subunit beta, coding for MTILNSNTSGSPSLTPVGDTPTGRFKADKKRLINCSQVDVNQLMPLKYHWAWEHYLNGCANHWMPTEVGMTKDIEMWRSSKLSEGERFVIMRNLGFFATAESLVANNIVLAIFKHVTNAECRQYLLRQAFEEAVHSHTFLYIVESLGLNESEVFNMYHEVPAIAKKDQLEMELTSEILDPDFSTDSFEGTQAFLKNLIGYYLIMEGLFFYTGFVMVLSFHRRNMMTGIGEQFQYILRDETIHLNFGIDLINGIKQENPEVWTSEFQQTIIDRVKYAAELEIEYAKDCLPTGILGLNGDLFREYVQHIADRRLERIGLPAQYGSSNPFPWMSETMDLSKEKNFFETRVTEYQSSGSLSWD
- the hpnC gene encoding squalene synthase HpnC; the protein is MTVFEHELAAWGPDSAYFEGTDAPVSLSEAQAYCRRVALGHYENFPVVSWVLPRELRTHFFNVYAFCRWADDLGDEIEGAEQSLALLSWWRSQLEACYAGLPQAGQQHGSETVKLHPVFIALTPTIVEFGLPQQAFDDLIQAFEQDQRVQEYETFAQLLEYCQRSANPVGRLVLHLCRSVTEENLAWSDSICTGLQLANFWQDVARDYEIGRIYLPAEDRRQFGYSQEQLENREFNPAFQCLLAFEVERARKYLRDGLPLVPRLPGRLQVDIDLFARGGLRILDHVEGVQFNVWKTRPVVSKGEFFGLLMQSLARRWGLLGR